Sequence from the Pyrobaculum neutrophilum V24Sta genome:
GGGGCTTTAGAACAGCAACGCCCGGATTATCCTCCTGGCCTTAGCCCTCTTTATCTGCAACACGTAGAGGACTAGGGCTGAGGTAAACGCCAGGTTTATCGCCCAGGAGGCGAGCCTCAGTAGCCATAGGAGGTGGGTTAGGTGGAGCGGGGGGTTTAGAGAGCTGTAGAGGATCTGCGAAGCGGTTTCATACAGCAGAGGCCCGGCGACGGGCACCACGGAGAGGACGAGAGACGTTGAGAGCATGAAGCCCACGATGCCGTTCCACAGCAACGAGCGCGGCTCCTGGGTGGCGCCTAAGGTCAGCGCCAGGATGTAGGCGGTGGTCAACACGGCTAGGGCTAGGTAGAGCTTCATGTCTCCTCAAGCCTTTCGATGAGCCACTGAATTATGTGGCCATGCGGCGTCCCCGGCCTCCTGGGGAGTTGCTCGAGGCACCTCTTGAGGGCCTCCATGGAGGGCGTTTGTAATTTATTTATATGAGTTTTGTGGTTCTGTGGAACTTAAGATCTGGCCTCTAGATGTGACGTACGCGGTGGTCGGCGGGTACCCCGAGGTGAGGGTCTTCGGGTTGACGGAGGGGGGAGGACGGGTGGTGTTGGTGGATAGGTCCTTCAAGCCCTACTTCTACGTCGATTGCCCAACCTGCGAGGTAGGCGTTGTGAAAAGCTCGCTGTCGCGGGTGGCCCCCGTGGATGAGGTATCTGCGGCTGAGAGGAGGTTTCTAGGCCGGCCGAGGAGGTTCCTGATGGTGGTTGCACGTGTGCCCGAGGACGTGAGGAGGCTGAGGGAGGCGGCGGCGCAGATACCCGGCGTGGCCGGCGTATACGAGGCCGACATCCGTTTCTACATGCGCTATATGATTGACGTGGGGCTTCTCCCCTGTAGTTGGAATAGGGCTGAGGTGGAGGGGGGCGGCAAAGTGGGGGGATTGCCCCAGTACACGGTGGTCCAGTGGCTGGGGCCCGCCGGGGGGTTTCCGCCTCCGTTGCGGGTTCTGGCGTTTGATATAGAGGTGTACAACGAGAGGGGTACGCCGGATCCTGCAAGGGATCCCGTGGTGATGATCGCGGTGAAGACAGACGACGGTAGAGAGGAGGTTTTTGAGGCCGAGGGAAGGGACGACCGAGGCGTCTTGAGGTCCTTCGTCGAGTTCGTCAAGAGCTACGACCCCGACGTAGTAGTGGGCTACAACTCAAACGGCTTTGACTGGCCTTATCTCGCGGGGCGGGCGAGGGCAATCGGCGTACCGCTTAGAGTTGATAGGCTGGGCGGCCTCCCACAACAGAGCGTATATGGGCATTGGTCCATCGTGGGGAGGGCGAACGTGGATCTATACGGCATCGTAGAGGAGTTTCCAGAGATTAAGCTGAAGACTCTGGACCGCGTCGCCGAGTACTTCGGCGTGATGAGGCGCGAGGAGAGGGTTTTGATACCGGGCCACAAGATCTATGAGTACTGGAGAGATCCGGGGAAAAGGCCTCTGCTTAGGCAGTACGTTCTTGACGACGTGCGGTCTACCCTTGGTCTTGCGGATAAGCTCCTGCCGTTTTTAATACAGCTCTCCTCCGTATCTGGTTTACCGCTTGACCAAGTGGCGGCGGCGAGCGTTGGCAACAGGGTGGAGTGGATGCTTCTTAGGTACGCGTACCGCTTGGGCGAGGTGGCCCCGAACAGAGAGGAGAGGGAGTACGAGCCGTATAAGGGGGCCATCGTGCTTGAGCCGAAGCCGGGGATGTACGAAGACGTGCTTGTGCTCGACTTCTCCTCCATGTACCCCAACATCATGATGAAGTACAACCTGTCGCCGGATACATACCTAGAGCCCGGCGAGCCGGATCCGCCCGAGGGCGTAAACGCGGCGCCCGAGGTGGGACATAGGTTTAGGAGAAGCCCCCTCGGCTTCGTCCCCCAGGTGTTGAAGAGCTTGGTGGAGCTTAGGAAGGCGGTAAGAGAGGAGGCTAAGAGGTACCCCCCAGACTCGCCGGAGTTTAGGATCTTAGACGAGAGACAACGCGCCCTCAAGGTTATGGCCAACGCCATGTATGGATACCTGGGCTGGGTGGGGGCCCGGTGGTACAAGCGGGAGGTAGCCGAGTCTGTGACGGCTTTTGCCAGAGCGATCCTAAAAGACGTTATTGAACAGGCTAGAAGGCTGGGCATCGTGGTTGTATACGGCGACACAGACAGCCTATTTGTCAAAAAGCATGTGAACGTGGATAAGCTCATCCAGTACGTGGAGGAGAAGTACGGCATAGAGATAAAGGTGGATAAGGACTACGCCAAGGTGCTTTTCACGGAGGCCAAGAAGAGGTACGCCGGCTTGTTGAGAGATGGGCGTATAGACATAGTGGGGTTTGAGGTCGTGCGGGGGGACTGGAGCGAGCTCGCCAAAGAGGTACAGCTGAAGGTCGTGGAGATAATTCTGAATTCGAGAGACGTGGCGGAGGCCAGACGACGCGTGACACAATACGTCAGGGAGATAATAGAGAGACTTAGGGAATACAAATTCAACGTAGACGACTTGATTATATGGAAAACCCTGGATAAAGAACTGGGGGAGTATAAGGCGTATCCGCCTCACGTCCACGCGGCGTTGATTTTGAAGAGGCACGGCTACAAGGTGGGGAAAGGCAACATGGTGGGCTACGTAGTTGTCAAAGGCGGAGGCAAGATCTCTGAGAAGGCGCTCCCCTACATCCTCCTAGACGACGTGAAGAAGATCGACGTCGAGTACTACATAGAACGGCAGATAATACCAGCCGCTTTGAGAATCGCGGAGGTAATTGGAGTTAAGGAGGCCGACTTGAAAACTGGAAAATCCGAGAGATCCCTACTCGACTTTTTCTAGGCAACCTTCTGAGTGAGCTTTTCGAAAGTTATTATCTTCATGTCTTCCGGCACCTTGGTCAACGGGCCTACCCTGGCTGTTACTATGACTTTCACCCCCTTCTTCGCGGCTAAGTCCACTATTCTCTGTGTCACTATGCCGTCCATCACAATGGCGTAGAAGGAGTCTCCCTCCCCCGTGAGGAAGTCGGGTAGCTCTCTAACGGGTAGCTTTTTCACAAGTCCCCAGTTGGCGTCGTATATCTCGGCCTCCAGTGTCCCAAGCATCTCCTCCACCTTCTTCGACATGTCGAAGGGGAACTGTATAGGCGCTTCCGCCGGAGGCGGTTGCTGTTGCGTGGGTTGAGCCGGCGCCTCCGTCTTCTCGCCTGCGGCCTTCTGCTGGGCTAGCCACTCCTCTAGCGTGACCTTGTTCCTCAGGGCCTTCGCTATCTCTTTTGCCGTTAGTTGCTCTACCTCTTTGCCCGGAGGGGCTCTGGCTATATAGTCTATGTGCGCCACCTTCAACAGCTCTCTGAGGACGAGTTCTCCTCCCTTGTCGCCGTCGATAAACACCGTCACCGACTTCTTCTTGCTTAGGTCTATTACGGTCTGCGGGATACCCCTGCTTATGCCCTCTATCGCAATCACGTTTCTATACCCGTGTTTTACCAAGTTTACAACGTCGGCTCTGCCCTCGACTATTATCACGGAGTCTGACTTCTCTACGTCGGGGCCTGCGGGGAGCTTTTCGGGGCCGTACTCCACTATCTCCGCCTTGGCGACGTCTTCCTTTAGCTTTTCAATGATTTCTTTTGTGTCGGGGAGGATCTCCTCTTCGATCATCTTTACGAGCTCTTTCGCCTTTTCAATTATCCTCCTTCTCTTCTCCTCGCGCAGATCCTTGATCTCAAGCACCTTTATGTTGGCGAGATAGGGCCCCACCCTTTCTATGCTCTCTATCAAAGCCGCTACCAGCGCCGTCTCGTAGCGGTCTAGGTTGCTGGGTATGTAGATCTTGGCCTTTGTCTTGCTGTTTTTCTCGAATATGTCCACTTCTATTCTCCCTATGCGGCCCATCATCTGGAGCTCTCTTAGGTCCATGTCTTTGCCAAGTAGTCCCTCAGTTTGTGAAAACAAAGCCCCTATGATGTCTGATTTATCTACGCTTCCGTTTACCTCTATCTGAGCGACGATCATGTACTTAGCCACTATGGTTAAGGCACCCATGTGTGCACCTCTATACTGCACTTTATAAACTCTTTGTCCACGGGAGTTTGGCGGCTTAGAGGGCGCGTGGACGGCGGGAGGCCGGCCTTGTGTCGTAGTTGCCGTTTTATTTTATAAACCCCTGGGTCTGTTTTGCGAGATGTTGAGAGTTCTGCGGCAGGTTGGCGATGTTGTACACAGGGCGTTGAAATACGCAATAGATCTGGCGCAGGCGGAGACGCCGGTTTTGGAGATCTGTGAAAAGGTAGAGGGGTTCATAAGGGCTAACGACGCGAAGCCCGCGTTTCCCGTTAATGTAAGTATCAATGAGGTGGCGGCGCAT
This genomic interval carries:
- the dnaG gene encoding DNA primase DnaG — translated: MGALTIVAKYMIVAQIEVNGSVDKSDIIGALFSQTEGLLGKDMDLRELQMMGRIGRIEVDIFEKNSKTKAKIYIPSNLDRYETALVAALIESIERVGPYLANIKVLEIKDLREEKRRRIIEKAKELVKMIEEEILPDTKEIIEKLKEDVAKAEIVEYGPEKLPAGPDVEKSDSVIIVEGRADVVNLVKHGYRNVIAIEGISRGIPQTVIDLSKKKSVTVFIDGDKGGELVLRELLKVAHIDYIARAPPGKEVEQLTAKEIAKALRNKVTLEEWLAQQKAAGEKTEAPAQPTQQQPPPAEAPIQFPFDMSKKVEEMLGTLEAEIYDANWGLVKKLPVRELPDFLTGEGDSFYAIVMDGIVTQRIVDLAAKKGVKVIVTARVGPLTKVPEDMKIITFEKLTQKVA
- a CDS encoding DNA-directed DNA polymerase, encoding MELKIWPLDVTYAVVGGYPEVRVFGLTEGGGRVVLVDRSFKPYFYVDCPTCEVGVVKSSLSRVAPVDEVSAAERRFLGRPRRFLMVVARVPEDVRRLREAAAQIPGVAGVYEADIRFYMRYMIDVGLLPCSWNRAEVEGGGKVGGLPQYTVVQWLGPAGGFPPPLRVLAFDIEVYNERGTPDPARDPVVMIAVKTDDGREEVFEAEGRDDRGVLRSFVEFVKSYDPDVVVGYNSNGFDWPYLAGRARAIGVPLRVDRLGGLPQQSVYGHWSIVGRANVDLYGIVEEFPEIKLKTLDRVAEYFGVMRREERVLIPGHKIYEYWRDPGKRPLLRQYVLDDVRSTLGLADKLLPFLIQLSSVSGLPLDQVAAASVGNRVEWMLLRYAYRLGEVAPNREEREYEPYKGAIVLEPKPGMYEDVLVLDFSSMYPNIMMKYNLSPDTYLEPGEPDPPEGVNAAPEVGHRFRRSPLGFVPQVLKSLVELRKAVREEAKRYPPDSPEFRILDERQRALKVMANAMYGYLGWVGARWYKREVAESVTAFARAILKDVIEQARRLGIVVVYGDTDSLFVKKHVNVDKLIQYVEEKYGIEIKVDKDYAKVLFTEAKKRYAGLLRDGRIDIVGFEVVRGDWSELAKEVQLKVVEIILNSRDVAEARRRVTQYVREIIERLREYKFNVDDLIIWKTLDKELGEYKAYPPHVHAALILKRHGYKVGKGNMVGYVVVKGGGKISEKALPYILLDDVKKIDVEYYIERQIIPAALRIAEVIGVKEADLKTGKSERSLLDFF